The Triticum aestivum cultivar Chinese Spring chromosome 6D, IWGSC CS RefSeq v2.1, whole genome shotgun sequence genomic sequence TGGAGCCCGCggcgcgcggcggggagggcgcgcGTGGCGGCGGAGGAGAACTGGCGGCGCGCGTGGGTGCTCGCGCTGTGGgtcgcggcgatggcggcgctgttCGCGTGGAGGTTCGCGCAGTACCGGCGGTCGGTGGCGTTCGAGGTGATGGGGTACTGCCTGCCGACGGCCAAGGGCGCCGCCGAGACGCTGAAGCTCAACATGGCGCTCGTGCTCCTCCCCGTCTGCCGCATCACGCTCACGCGGCTCCGCTCCTCCTGGGCGCGCTTCCTCGTGCCCTTGGACGACTGCATCGCCTTCCACAAGGTGATAGCCATGGCGATCGCGGCGGGGATCTGCCTGCACGCGGGGAACCATCTGGCGTGCGACTTCCCGCGGCTGATCGCGTCGAGCCCGGGGGAGTACCGGCCGCTGGCCGGCTTCTTCGGGGAGGAGAGGCCGACGTACAGGAGCCTGCTGTCCGGCGTGGTGGGCGTGACCGGGGTGGTGATGGTGGTGCTGATGGCCGTGTCCTTCACCCTGGCGGCCCGGCCGCTGCGGAGGGCGCCCACCCGGACCCGGCTGCCCTCCCCGCTGGGCCACCTCGCCGGGTTCAACGCCTTCTGGTACTCCCACCACCTGCTCGTCGTCGTCTACCTCCTGCTGCTCGTGCACGGCTGGTTCATCTTCCTCGTCACCAAGTGGTACCAGAGGACGGTACGTGATTACTTACCACTAGTTCCTTcacttttctttattttttcagtTTTTTACTCCATCTGCATTGCAGTGTTACTGTCGCCGTCTGTTTTTAGTTGTTGGTAAGTGACTGCGGCCTCGAAAAAAATTAAAATAAGgatctgtctaggacacatctagatgtgacatagttaatCTAATCTTATGTCCACTATGTTTGTGGTATATTTGTTTCTTGTCCCAGATTTTTTTTAATTCCTTATTGTTGTGTATTTGTGAGAGCTTAGATgcgacatccttaaaaaacatctagatatgAATTAGGCAAACTGTTAAAATAAAAGGTAAGTGACTGCGGCGTGTACTTATTTTACCTAATTTTATTTCATGACGTTGACATTTGTCTGATTTGAGCCTTCCAAAAGAAAAGCATCGCGATTGCACGGGCACTAGGGTCGTCATCTTGGCTGTTAAGCTGATGGGCACCGGGCACCACGGAAAAGGAAAGACAATGTAGTTCAAACGTTGCgcccatgatattcttgagatcCAAGCCACCGGCAGCTTATTTCCTTTACGTGCTTTGGGTATGCATATACTTAATAATCTAATCTACAAAGAAGAATGCAGTTGCATCGTGCATATGGTACAGCTGAGATAATTAATGTCCACTTCTAAAAAAGATGATCAATGTCCATTCACTATAGGTAGAGGAATTTACATTGCAATGACCTTGGCCAGTGCTCCACCTTGCAGCAGTGAGTTAATCACTATAGGAGTAGGTAGTAAACGAGTTGTTTGTGAAGTGATTAGACATCATGCGCACTGCACATGACGCGTACGTGAGGTTCCCTACTCACAGAATCTCGTGTTTGGCTCGGTACGGGCGACCGCGACCGTATCGCCCTGCCGCTGCACCCGGGCGACACCATGTCGGTTTGGTGGCGCGTTTTTGTCAGCAACCCTGAAGCATATCCGCATGCCATTAACGCACGTTCGCATCGGGCACGGGCAGACGCCATCACGCCGCTGTCTGTCTCGTCCTCCTCCTGTGCCCGTGCCGCCGTGCGCCGATGATGTCGAGACGAATCAACCAGAATTCAATCGCGTGTGCTCCCCCACCGTACCATCAGTATCAGTACCTTCACCATGCTTATCTCAGATACAATGGACCTGTGACTTTCTACACATGGTGGCTTGGACCTGCCTGTCAAGTGATTTATCTGGTGCTAACATTGTTTCTGATCTCTGTGGTGAACTGCAGACATGGATGTACATAGCCGTACCGTTCGCCCTTCACGTCGGTGAACGAACGCTGCGAGCGCTGCGTTCCAAGGCCTACGCGGCCAAGATCCTCAAGGTAAGGTAACCGACAATCTGAAAGCAAAGTTCAGTGTCTGAACGCCAAACATTAATATTAATCACAACTCCGGGTAGATAAAATAAAGAATAAATAGAAAGAGCATAATTTGCATTATCCAAAGTGCGCTGATTAGGTCTTGTGATCCATTTTTCCCCTGCCATGCCAAATCAAATGGAAGCACTAAGAATGATACGAAATAGCTATGAAATGTTTTTTCTTTCAGGATTATTGTTTTGGAATTCTATAATTACTATTTTTATATAAATCAGGATATTGTCATGTGGATGGGAGTGGTAGGATAAGGTCATGGGGGTAGGTCCATATATATTGTTGGATATTTATGTGGCTTTCAACATTTATTCAAGGTCATGGGGGTAGGTCCATATTGAACATTTGAAATCACTTCAGATCAGATCAACTTCTTCACCATTTATAAACAGAAACTGAGTAACTGGCCGAGGAAGAAAATAAGGATAAACATCCAAGAATGGCGTACATTGTTAAGTTTTCCTTACCAGCGTGAAGCAACGAAACTAGGCCAACACATGCTCATGCTCTTACTTAATTTGATCATGCCCTTAGGTGTGCCTTCTACCAGGAAACGTGCTGACCATAACGATGTCAAAGCCCTACGGGTTCAGATACAGAAGCGGACAATATGTTTTCCTTCAGTGCCCAACAATTTCTCCGTTTGAATGGTTTGTCACCTGCTCATTCTGTCAACAGACAACATTGCTCTCGGATTGTAGTACTGTATTGAGCTAATCCCCATTGTTCAGGCACCCCTTCTCCATCACTTCAGCCCCTGGAGACGACTACATCAGTGTTCATATCCAGACCAGGGGAGACTGGACACAAGAGCTCAAGCACATCTTCGTCGAGAACTACTTCTCGCCATGCCTGCCCAGCAGAGCTTCATTTGGCGAGCTAGGCATGCCAGAACAGAAGAGGTTATTAATACTGCATCTCCTTGTCAATGACATGCCTGCTCCACTGTCAGTTCCTTCATTAACTAAGTGCCTGAAACTGAGCAATGTCTCGTTTCTGCTGCAGTCCTCCGAGGTTGCTTGTCGACGGCCCGTATGGTGCTCCGGCGCAGGATTTCAGGAACTACGACGTCTTGCTTCTCGTCGGCCTCGGGATCGGCGCGACGCCTTTCATAAGCATTCTAAGGGATCTGCTCAACAACATTAAGCTGGCTGATGAGCTGATGGTACTGTCTGATGAGCCCAACAACATCGTTCAGTGCCGATGACCCTAAACCCTAAGCTTTTTGTATCTTTTTAGGACCTATCAATGGAGACCAGCAGGTCCGAGGACAGCAGCAACACCTTCAGCGTGTCGACGGCGAGCAGCAACAAGAGGAGAGCGTACCGGACAAGCCGCGCGCATTTCTACTGGGTTACGAGGGAGCCCGGATCGTTCGAGTGGTTTAAGAGCGTGATGGATGAGGTTGCTGAAATGGACAAGAAGGTGATGGTCTCTCATCCTTCTTTCTGCATGTGCCGCTGCTCATTTTGTGATGTTGGttactgatgatgatgatgatgcttgaTTTTGTTCTCATGGTCGCCACCAGGGTGTCATAGAGCTGCACAACTATCTCACAAGCGTGTACGAGGAGCGCGACGCAAGGACGACTCTGCTCTCTATGGTGCAAGCCCTCAACCATGCCAAGAATGGTATAGACATAGTATCAGGCACCAGGGTAAAACACTTCACACATATAGTATATGATAAATTTATGTATGCGTATTGAAAAAAAAACTCACTAACAAAATTAACAAAAATCAGGGCTCAGCAAAAGAAGTGGAAAGTCTGTTGAGGTTGACAGAAACTGAAAATGTGTTCTGTGATCATGACAGGTCAGGACACATTTTGCAAGACCTAACTGGAGGGAAGAGTTCACAAGAATCTCTGCCAAGCACCCCGGTTCGACAGTTGGTAATATTCTTCTCCAATTTGTTGGTATTTTTTCCCCTCTAGGGATGGCCAAGTAGGCATCTAAAAGTACCCAGCGTTGAGCATTTTATCAATTGTACTGTCATTTTGATCACTGAAATTATTCGTGCATGCATGCAGGGGTCTTTTACTGTGGCAAGCCCACACTAGCTAAAGAACTGAAGAAACTATCACTTGAGATGAGCCGCAAGACGATGACTCGCTTCCATTTCCATAAGGAGTATTTCTAATAGAATAGAATACAAACACATCTGATAACCATAGTAACAAATATTGATTACAAAAATTCAATGTTTTTTTGGAAGAAACCTTGCCCTCTTCACCATTTGTAAATGTACATAGTATAAAGTAGAAGGCGGTTAGAAGCATTTTTATTAACAATATGAGAGGGAATACTATTCTGTTTGATATGCACGTATAGTTTATAGCTACCTGTAAAAATATATCAAATGTTAAGCATACAAGAGACTGAGGGCACCATCTTCCTTGGGTCAGCAGATGCTTGGCTTGGATCATCATTGCTTTTTTTTTTATTTGTACCCTCTGCCAAGGCATAGTGTTGGTCTTGTATGGCTTTGCTCTTTACCGGCGTGATAGTGTGTGTCTATGTGTTACTGTTGATTGTGTGCATCCCAATTGTGCAGAAATCGGATATGTGTTTATTGTGTTTATGTCCCCTTAATTAGGAGAAGAAGGGGACGAGGAGATGCCGAAATGCACAAAGGAGAAGGTTTGTGAAGACCCCGGAATTTCCAGGCTCCACCCCCAAGACTTCAGGGCCAATGCGCCGCCTGACCATGCAAACTCTCTGAACAGCCTGGAACCTCCCCGAAACTCCCCCCTCCTCCCCCAAACTTTCAGCCAGCCCCAGAACTTCTGGCTCTGACTACTCCAGCACGTGCAAACTCTCTGGATAACccgaaaccaccacggaaccagcCCCGGAAAATCAGGCCCCCGGAACTTTTGAGCAATCCTAGAACTTTGGGCCTGCCTACGCATAGTGAGAGAGGTCACGAGCCCATGTAACTTTACCGACTCACTTATCCCTTGGTGGCTAGACTATATAAGCCATACTCCGCTCCAGATCTTACATTAGTGAAGTTTAGACTATTTTTGGGAGGGCTTTGCTCATCTACCACTCCATTGgagatcatgaaggaaatatgccctagaggcaataataaagtattatatatttccttatatcatgataaatgtttattattcatgctacaattgtattaaccggaaacataatacatgtgtgaatacatagacaaacagagtgtcactagtatgcctctacttgactagctcgttaatcaaagatggttatgtttcctagccatagacatgagttgtcatttgattaacgagatcacctcattaggagaatgacgtgattgacttgacccattccgttagcttagcactcgatcgtttagtatgttgctattgctttcttcatgacttatacatgttcctatgactatgagattatgcaactcccgtttaccggaggaacactttgtgtgctaccaaacgtcgcaacgtaaatgggtgattataaaggtgctctacaggtgtctccaaaggtacttgttgggttggcgtatttcgagattaggatttgtcactccaattgtcggagaggtatctctgggcccactcggtaatgcacatcactataagccttgcaagcattgtgactaatgagttagttgcgggatgacgtgttacggaacgagtaaagagacttgccggtaacgagattgaactaggtatcgagataccgacgatcaaatctcgggcaagtaacataccggtgacaaagggaacaacgtatgttgttatgcggtctgaccgataaagatcttcgtagaatatgtgggagccaatatgggcatccaggtcccgctattggttattgacgggagacgtgtgtcggtcatgtctacatagttctcgaacccgtagggtccgcacgcttaacattacgatgacagttttattgagttttgatgtaccgaaggagttcggagtcccggatgagatcggggatatgacgaggagtctcgaaatggtcgagacgtaaaaatcgatatattggacgactatattcggacttcggaaaggttccgagtgattcgggtatttttcggagtaccggagagttacgggaatacgtattgggccttattgggccatacgggaaagaagaaaaagggcctcaagggtggccgcacccctccccttggtctggtccgaattggactagggaaggggggcgccccttccttccttctctttttcccttcctcgtttcctattccatatgggaggtggaatcctactaggactagggagtcctagtacgactccacacttggtgcgccccctcctagggccggcctcctcctcccttgatcctttatatacgggggcaggggggcaccccagagacacaacaattgatccttgagatctcttagccgtgtgcggtgcccccctccaccatattacacctcgataataccgttgcggagcttaggtgaagccatgcgtcggtggaacatcatcatcgtcaccacgccgtcgtgctgacgaaattctccctcaacactcggctggatcggagttcgagggacgtcatcgagctgaacgtgtgctgaactcggaggtgccgtgcgttcggtacttgatcggtcggatcgtgaagacgtacgactacatcaaccgcgttgtgataacgcttccgttgtcggtctacgaggatacgtggacaacactctcccctctcgttgctatgcatcaccatgatcttgcgtgtgcgtaggaatttttttgaaattactacgttcccctacagtggcatccgagcctggttttatgcgttgatgctatgcacgagtagaacacaagtgagttgtgggcgatataagtcatactgcttaccagcatgtcatactttggttcggcggtattgtgagatgaagcggcccagaccgacattacgcgtacgcttacgcgagactggtttcaccgttgcgagcactcgttgcttaaaggtgactggcgggtgtctgtctctctcactttagttgaaccgagtgtggctacgcccggtccttgcgaaggttaaaacagcaccaacttgacaaactatcgttgtggttttgatgcgtaggtaagaacggttcttgctaagcccgtagcagccacgtaaaacttgcaacaacaaagtagaggacgtctaacttgtttttgtagggcatgttgtgatgtgatatggtcaagacatgatgtgatataatttgttgtatgagatgatcatgttttgtaaccgagttatcggcaactggcaggagccatatggttgtcgttttgttgtatgcaatgcaatcgccatgtaatgctttactttatcactaagcggtagcgatagtcgtagaagcataagattgacgagacgacaacgatgctacgatggagatcaaggtgtcgcgccggtgacgatggtgatcatgacggtgcttcggagatggagatcacaagcacggtgcttcagagatggagatcacaagcacaagatgatgatggccatatcatatcacttatattgattgcatgtgatgttaatcctttatgcatcttatcttgctttgtttgacggtagcattataagatgatccttcactaaattatcaaagtataagtgttctccctgagtatgcaccgttgcgaaagttcttcgtgctgagacaccacgtgatgatcgggtgtgataggctctacgttcaaatacaacgggtgcaaaacagttgcacacgcggaatactcaggttaaacttgacgagcctagcatataacagatatggcctcggaacacggagaccgaaaggtcgagcgtgaatcatatagtagatatgatcaacatagttcaccgttgaaactactccatctcacgtgatgatcggacatggtttagttgatagggatcacgtgatcacttagaggattagagggatgtctatctaagtgggaattcttaagtaatatgattaatcgaacttaaatttatcatgaacttagtcctgatagtattttgcaaattatgttgtagatcaatagctcgcgttgttgcttccctgtttattttttgatatgttcctagagaaaaattatgttgaaagatgttagtagcaaagatgcggattggatccgtgatctgaggattatcctcattgctgcacagaaaaattatgtccttgatgcaccgcaaggtgacagacctattgcaggagcagatgcagacgttatgaatgtttggctagctcaatatgatgactacttgatagtttagtgcaccatgcttaacggcttagaatcgggacttcaaagacgttttgaacgtcatggaccatataagatgttccaggagttgaagttaatatttcaagcaaatacccgggttgagagatatgaagtctccaacaagttctatagctaaaagatggaggagaatcgctcaactagtgagcatgtgctcagattgtctgggtactacaatcgcttgaatcaagtgggagtttatcttgcagataaaatagtgattgacagaattctctagtcaccatcaccaagttagtagaacttcgtgatgaactatagt encodes the following:
- the LOC123144322 gene encoding respiratory burst oxidase homolog protein E: MWTPSRGLGSGRRAGLRRIADYIGDDHTDASDNESFITSHSDELLASTSAAGGMLPAFLADQSDLVEVMLELDEESMVVRSVTPTAGPSASAGAGTHTPGSGRNLSRSSSTSSKIRRTFAWLRSPAAAPEQPREAAMASRERRRVQARLDRSLSGARRALKGLRFISRATGSTEATALWGAVEERFDALSRDGLLARDDFGDCIGMVDSKEFAVGIFDALARRRRQNLQRVTKEELRDFWLQISDQSFDARLQIFFDMVDTNVDGRITREEVQELIVLSASANKLSKLKEQAEEYALLIMEELDPEGLGYIELWQLEALLLQRDAYMSYSRPLSSGSGSAAQWSQDIGDGGAQEKPATTAAPGRGRWQRWSPRRAAGRARVAAEENWRRAWVLALWVAAMAALFAWRFAQYRRSVAFEVMGYCLPTAKGAAETLKLNMALVLLPVCRITLTRLRSSWARFLVPLDDCIAFHKVIAMAIAAGICLHAGNHLACDFPRLIASSPGEYRPLAGFFGEERPTYRSLLSGVVGVTGVVMVVLMAVSFTLAARPLRRAPTRTRLPSPLGHLAGFNAFWYSHHLLVVVYLLLLVHGWFIFLVTKWYQRTTWMYIAVPFALHVGERTLRALRSKAYAAKILKVCLLPGNVLTITMSKPYGFRYRSGQYVFLQCPTISPFEWHPFSITSAPGDDYISVHIQTRGDWTQELKHIFVENYFSPCLPSRASFGELGMPEQKSPPRLLVDGPYGAPAQDFRNYDVLLLVGLGIGATPFISILRDLLNNIKLADELMDLSMETSRSEDSSNTFSVSTASSNKRRAYRTSRAHFYWVTREPGSFEWFKSVMDEVAEMDKKGVIELHNYLTSVYEERDARTTLLSMVQALNHAKNGIDIVSGTRVRTHFARPNWREEFTRISAKHPGSTVGVFYCGKPTLAKELKKLSLEMSRKTMTRFHFHKEYF